A single region of the Solwaraspora sp. WMMD406 genome encodes:
- a CDS encoding M14 family zinc carboxypeptidase, whose amino-acid sequence MSPFYLPQARRNLVSPFRTAPHPGHPSRTRRNLVAAIAVVAACVILASPATAVTAAAPDEDRPVPVTLERIAGEQASVVEVMVADRDELDELVATGVDLDHHISATEAGIVVHAVVTPNEVAGLRSAGYRIGRTLYDSDDTDDRLAERESIIAAHEADNQAFTAQVEQNSSASDIRIIRADYYTSGTNQVLSVEAKWAQGQTSSSTLSVVRDSGPGTDLGSGGTQNISRFVDAGVYLYHRGAAVVTARPDRIQITSPTGDVAVAQVKEWLPISGDAPEGPGYQKDFVTSYLTPTELYDRIKRLADEFPHLAEVVELPYQTNGYRRKAQAVLGNATANRVAIDSHAWGHEGGNDVTVEFAHPGAADQTLSVTVTGSAVRVGLGTDAAGTVTSTAAQVAAAVNAAAGDLVTAYTYRGSVGDGVVAPVAPTALSDNLSAPATVSRDPHPVYALRIGKYRDGSRTGVLAYAQEHAREWVPPLVTIETAERLLRNHATDENTKRLLRTLDIWIAPSINPDGGHYSFYDFASQRRSMTNHCAAGGATDALARNSWGVDNNRNYSEYSLFDGYSGASTSCTSDVYAGPSELSEPENKNLDWLASRPNIKFSMNLHSSGNYFMWSPGSYATPGRLSAPRPNLAEESFFWGSSARILTAIKRHRNLAVTPARTGPIADVLYSAAGNSGDMLWYKYGIYAWNFEVGTSFQPTWTEAHEQTLEYSNGLVELMRVARDYDKDKKRPTSALVVSPGATEGMVDIQFEVSEPAAVFYTLDGGKPTYESTLYAAAGVREGAETLTVPYGTKVFWFSVDAAGNIEKNYDPTTDAKNWNRGFAILSGT is encoded by the coding sequence ATGTCCCCCTTTTACCTGCCACAGGCACGAAGAAACCTCGTCTCGCCGTTTCGGACCGCTCCGCATCCGGGCCACCCGTCCCGGACCCGCCGGAACCTGGTCGCGGCGATCGCCGTGGTGGCCGCCTGCGTCATTCTGGCCAGTCCCGCGACCGCGGTGACCGCCGCCGCACCCGACGAGGACCGGCCGGTCCCGGTCACCCTCGAACGGATCGCCGGCGAACAGGCCAGCGTCGTGGAGGTGATGGTGGCCGACCGCGACGAACTCGACGAACTGGTCGCCACCGGGGTCGACCTGGACCACCACATCTCCGCGACCGAGGCGGGCATCGTGGTGCACGCGGTGGTGACACCCAACGAGGTCGCCGGGCTCCGGTCGGCCGGCTACCGGATCGGCCGGACCCTGTACGACTCCGATGACACCGACGACCGGCTCGCCGAACGGGAGTCGATCATCGCGGCGCACGAAGCCGACAACCAGGCGTTCACCGCCCAGGTCGAGCAGAACTCCAGCGCCTCCGACATCAGGATCATCCGGGCGGACTACTACACCTCCGGCACCAACCAGGTGCTGTCCGTCGAGGCGAAATGGGCCCAGGGCCAGACCTCCAGCAGCACGCTGAGCGTGGTCCGCGACTCGGGCCCCGGCACCGACCTCGGCTCCGGCGGCACCCAGAACATCTCGCGCTTCGTCGACGCCGGGGTGTACCTCTACCACCGGGGCGCGGCCGTCGTCACCGCCCGACCCGACCGGATCCAGATCACCAGCCCCACCGGTGACGTGGCGGTCGCCCAGGTCAAGGAGTGGCTGCCGATCTCCGGGGACGCGCCGGAAGGTCCGGGCTATCAGAAGGACTTCGTCACCAGCTACCTGACCCCGACCGAGTTGTACGACCGGATCAAGCGACTGGCTGACGAGTTCCCCCACCTCGCCGAGGTCGTCGAACTGCCGTACCAGACCAACGGCTACCGACGCAAGGCGCAGGCGGTGCTCGGCAACGCCACCGCCAACCGGGTGGCGATCGACTCGCACGCCTGGGGCCATGAAGGCGGCAACGACGTCACCGTCGAGTTCGCCCACCCCGGCGCCGCCGACCAGACGCTCAGCGTCACGGTCACCGGGTCCGCCGTACGGGTCGGTCTGGGCACCGACGCCGCCGGCACGGTGACCAGCACCGCCGCCCAGGTCGCGGCGGCGGTCAACGCGGCAGCGGGCGACCTGGTCACCGCGTACACCTATCGGGGCAGCGTCGGCGACGGCGTGGTGGCGCCGGTCGCGCCGACGGCGTTGAGCGACAACCTGAGCGCGCCGGCCACCGTCTCCCGCGACCCGCACCCGGTGTACGCGCTGCGGATCGGCAAGTACCGGGACGGTTCCCGCACCGGGGTGCTCGCCTACGCCCAGGAACACGCCCGGGAATGGGTGCCGCCGCTGGTGACGATCGAGACCGCCGAGCGGTTGCTGCGCAACCACGCCACCGACGAGAACACCAAGCGACTGCTGCGTACGCTCGACATCTGGATCGCCCCGTCGATCAACCCGGACGGCGGGCACTATTCGTTCTACGACTTCGCCTCGCAACGGCGCAGCATGACCAACCACTGCGCCGCTGGTGGGGCCACCGACGCGCTGGCCCGCAACTCGTGGGGCGTGGACAACAACCGCAACTACTCCGAGTACAGCCTTTTCGACGGCTATTCGGGCGCGTCGACCAGCTGCACCAGTGACGTCTACGCCGGCCCGAGCGAGCTGTCGGAACCGGAGAACAAGAACCTGGACTGGCTGGCCAGCCGACCCAACATCAAGTTCTCGATGAACCTGCACTCGTCGGGCAACTACTTCATGTGGTCGCCCGGCTCCTACGCCACGCCGGGCCGGCTCTCCGCGCCGCGCCCGAACCTGGCCGAGGAGTCGTTCTTCTGGGGATCGTCGGCGCGGATTCTGACCGCGATCAAGCGGCACCGCAACCTGGCGGTGACCCCGGCCCGGACCGGGCCGATCGCCGACGTGCTCTACTCGGCGGCCGGCAACTCCGGGGACATGCTCTGGTACAAGTACGGCATCTACGCCTGGAACTTCGAGGTCGGCACCTCGTTCCAGCCCACCTGGACCGAGGCGCACGAGCAGACCCTGGAGTATTCCAACGGGCTGGTCGAACTGATGCGGGTGGCCCGCGACTACGACAAGGACAAGAAGCGGCCGACCAGCGCGCTGGTGGTCTCCCCCGGCGCGACCGAGGGCATGGTCGACATCCAGTTCGAGGTGAGCGAACCAGCGGCGGTCTTCTACACCCTCGACGGCGGCAAACCGACGTACGAGTCCACCCTGTACGCCGCCGCCGGGGTCCGGGAGGGCGCGGAGACCCTGACGGTGCCGTACGGCACCAAGGTCTTCTGGTTCTCGGTCGACGCCGCCGGCAACATCGAGAAGAACTACGACCCGACCACGGACGCCAAGAACTGGAACCGGGGCTTCGCGATCCTGTCCGGCACCTGA
- a CDS encoding diacylglycerol kinase family protein, with product MNEQAVGTRPGAVRSAVVVNPAKVDDLDALRATVDGALAEAGWAEPLWFSTTVDDPGEGPTRQAVDAGVEVVFACGGDGTVMSCVAGLVGTDVALAILPAGTGNLLAANLGLSTDLAAGLEVAVELGRRRLDVGQLDDRYFVVMAGMGFDAKMLEATSEKAKARIGWPAYVVGALRHLRDRPMRIQLRVDDEPVIRTRARTVLVANVGRLQGGVTLLADAEPDDGLLDVAVLTPRTVGHWLTLGWALLRRRDRVPRMRVHRGREITISSDRDQPRELDGDLIAPGRRLVVRIRPGALLLCVPRPAGDPDLTVDAGAAARRGADLVERAQDEH from the coding sequence GTGAACGAACAAGCGGTAGGTACGCGGCCCGGCGCGGTACGCAGCGCGGTGGTGGTCAACCCGGCCAAGGTCGACGACCTCGACGCGTTGCGGGCGACTGTCGACGGTGCGCTGGCCGAAGCGGGCTGGGCCGAGCCGCTGTGGTTCTCGACCACGGTCGACGACCCGGGGGAGGGGCCGACCCGGCAGGCCGTCGACGCCGGTGTCGAGGTCGTCTTCGCCTGCGGCGGTGACGGCACCGTGATGTCCTGCGTCGCCGGACTGGTCGGTACGGACGTGGCGCTGGCCATCCTGCCGGCCGGCACCGGCAACCTGCTCGCCGCCAACCTCGGCCTGTCCACCGACCTCGCCGCCGGACTGGAGGTCGCCGTCGAACTCGGCCGGCGTCGACTCGACGTCGGTCAGCTCGACGACCGCTACTTCGTGGTGATGGCCGGCATGGGCTTCGACGCGAAGATGCTGGAGGCGACGTCGGAGAAGGCCAAGGCCCGGATCGGCTGGCCCGCGTACGTCGTCGGGGCACTGCGGCACCTGCGCGACCGGCCGATGCGCATCCAGTTGCGGGTCGACGACGAGCCGGTGATCCGGACCCGGGCGCGGACCGTGCTCGTCGCCAACGTCGGCCGGTTGCAGGGCGGCGTCACCCTGCTCGCCGACGCCGAACCCGACGACGGCCTGCTCGACGTGGCGGTGCTGACTCCCCGTACGGTCGGGCATTGGTTGACGCTGGGCTGGGCGCTGCTGCGCCGCCGGGACCGGGTGCCGCGGATGCGGGTCCACCGGGGTCGGGAGATCACGATCTCCAGCGACCGGGACCAGCCCCGCGAACTCGACGGCGATCTGATCGCACCGGGTCGCCGCCTCGTGGTCAGGATCCGGCCGGGCGCGCTCCTGCTGTGCGTGCCCCGCCCGGCCGGTGACCCGGACCTGACCGTCGACGCCGGCGCGGCGGCCCGGCGCGGGGCGGATCTCGTCGAACGGGCCCAGGACGAGCACTGA
- a CDS encoding dienelactone hydrolase family protein, which translates to MALNTPVRVPATGVVLDADVTVPPDARAVVVFAHGSGSSRLSPRNRTVAERLTADGLATVLTDLLTREEAGVDAVTAELRFDVSLLAGRLTEVVDWVGDQPGLGALPLGLFGASTGAAAALITAAARPDRVRAVVSRGGRPDLAGDGLPEVRAPVLLIVGERDPQVRQLNAVAATALPALPVPPVLRVVPGATHLFVEPGTLEQAAAMAADWFGTHLA; encoded by the coding sequence GTGGCCCTGAACACACCGGTACGGGTGCCCGCCACCGGCGTCGTCCTCGACGCCGACGTGACGGTGCCGCCGGACGCGCGGGCGGTGGTGGTGTTCGCGCACGGCAGCGGTAGCTCCCGGCTGAGCCCGCGCAACCGTACGGTCGCCGAGCGGCTCACCGCCGACGGCCTGGCGACCGTGCTGACCGACCTGTTGACCCGCGAGGAGGCCGGCGTGGATGCGGTCACCGCCGAGTTGCGCTTCGACGTGTCGTTGCTGGCCGGGCGACTCACCGAGGTCGTCGACTGGGTCGGTGACCAACCCGGTCTCGGCGCTCTGCCGCTGGGTCTGTTCGGGGCCAGCACCGGCGCTGCCGCCGCGCTGATCACCGCCGCCGCCAGGCCGGACCGGGTACGGGCGGTGGTGTCCCGGGGAGGCCGCCCTGATCTGGCCGGCGACGGGCTGCCCGAGGTGCGTGCCCCGGTGCTGCTGATCGTCGGGGAGCGGGACCCTCAGGTCCGGCAGCTCAACGCGGTCGCCGCGACGGCGTTGCCGGCGTTGCCGGTGCCCCCGGTCCTGCGGGTCGTGCCGGGCGCGACGCACCTGTTCGTGGAACCCGGCACCCTCGAACAGGCCGCCGCGATGGCCGCCGACTGGTTCGGCACCCACCTCGCCTGA
- a CDS encoding glycoside hydrolase domain-containing protein — protein MGTAATDLPRPRGLAATWWWPKPQVGNTHPGATSPLGMVSACAYSGAYPTGYGRYAKNTEGVPEEMFDRLQASGFTHFQQSGTGAIRKYYNYVRVTPMLEPLDALGQAWPLHDEVATAGYYAATLDTGVRCEITVGEKVAVHRYTFPEHRNARVVIDLSCGGLDIEIGRTVPLRAQAESMGHGRAQGTVVMEGVPLSVYLEVDSPGWRQMLWYDRRLIDGGTRLDFDSIRHTTLRPFGMLFMGPVAAGQTVEVRLGFSLRGCDQARQNLERECWLAQPGFDEVHAATRVRWAQHVDRVQVDGGTPARRTVMATALYHSLIKPCFADDESPFWPTSGPYAFDICTMWDIYKTQLPLLAAIVPHRASDLLESLIRVCEEEGNFPIGYRMARGADRFFRQASALAHTALADAHALGRPGVDWSWALAHMVDDLRRLYGEDFFEHGLVHPISHTLDLAYAYHCTAQVARALNDQRLADDLDRRSRQWVNAFDPATGLLRDSEFYEGGKWNYSFRLLHDMASRIALAGGDTAFVDKLDRFFGFGAAPVVQPGRRPPLTEMAAGYALHRFEGLNNEPDMEAPWAYHYAGRPDRTAQVVKSALTWQFGTGPGGLPGNDDSGGLSSWYVWASLGLFPVAGQSLFLINTPAFERAAIRVGDEEFVIETTGHRETPIGVDGVDAEPAPQYVQSATFNGEPLHTTHLNAADVHRGGRLHLRLGPRPSGWGCESRPPSLPAPRASPKENP, from the coding sequence ATCGGCACCGCCGCGACCGATCTGCCCCGGCCTCGTGGCCTGGCCGCCACCTGGTGGTGGCCGAAACCGCAGGTGGGCAACACTCATCCGGGTGCCACGTCGCCGCTGGGCATGGTGTCGGCCTGCGCGTACTCGGGTGCCTATCCGACCGGCTACGGTCGCTACGCCAAAAACACCGAGGGCGTACCCGAGGAGATGTTCGACCGGCTGCAGGCGTCCGGGTTCACCCACTTCCAGCAGTCCGGCACCGGGGCGATCCGTAAGTACTACAACTACGTCCGGGTCACCCCGATGTTGGAGCCGCTCGACGCACTCGGGCAGGCCTGGCCCCTGCACGACGAGGTCGCCACGGCCGGCTACTACGCGGCGACCCTGGACACCGGGGTGCGCTGTGAGATCACCGTCGGCGAAAAGGTCGCGGTGCACCGCTACACCTTCCCGGAGCACCGCAACGCCCGAGTCGTGATCGACCTGTCCTGCGGCGGGCTGGACATCGAGATCGGCCGTACGGTGCCGCTGCGAGCCCAGGCCGAAAGCATGGGGCACGGCCGGGCGCAGGGCACCGTGGTGATGGAAGGCGTCCCGCTGTCGGTCTACCTGGAGGTCGACAGCCCGGGTTGGCGGCAGATGCTGTGGTACGACCGGCGGCTGATCGACGGCGGCACCCGGCTGGACTTCGACAGCATCCGGCACACCACGCTGCGCCCGTTCGGCATGCTGTTCATGGGGCCGGTCGCCGCCGGGCAGACCGTCGAGGTGCGGCTCGGCTTCTCGCTGCGCGGCTGCGACCAGGCCCGGCAGAACCTGGAACGGGAATGCTGGCTGGCCCAGCCCGGCTTCGACGAGGTGCACGCTGCCACCCGGGTCCGGTGGGCGCAGCACGTCGACCGGGTCCAGGTCGACGGCGGTACGCCCGCCCGCCGTACGGTGATGGCGACCGCGCTGTACCACTCGCTGATCAAGCCGTGTTTCGCCGACGACGAAAGCCCGTTCTGGCCGACGTCCGGCCCGTACGCGTTCGACATCTGCACCATGTGGGACATCTACAAGACGCAGCTGCCGCTGCTCGCCGCGATCGTCCCGCACCGGGCGAGCGACCTGCTGGAGTCGCTGATCCGGGTCTGCGAGGAGGAAGGCAACTTCCCGATCGGCTACCGGATGGCGCGCGGCGCCGACCGGTTCTTCCGGCAGGCGAGCGCCCTGGCGCACACCGCGTTGGCCGACGCCCACGCGCTCGGCCGGCCAGGCGTCGACTGGAGTTGGGCGTTGGCGCACATGGTCGACGACCTGCGCCGACTGTACGGCGAGGACTTCTTCGAACACGGCCTGGTGCATCCGATCTCGCACACCCTCGACCTCGCCTACGCGTACCACTGCACCGCCCAGGTGGCGCGGGCGCTCAACGACCAGCGGCTCGCCGACGACCTCGACCGGCGCAGCCGGCAGTGGGTCAACGCCTTCGACCCGGCGACCGGCCTGCTGCGCGACTCGGAGTTCTACGAGGGCGGCAAGTGGAACTACTCGTTCCGGCTGCTGCACGACATGGCTTCGCGGATCGCCCTGGCCGGCGGCGACACGGCGTTCGTCGACAAGCTCGACCGGTTCTTCGGCTTCGGGGCCGCGCCGGTCGTGCAGCCGGGTCGGCGTCCGCCGCTGACGGAGATGGCCGCCGGGTACGCGCTGCACCGGTTCGAAGGGCTGAACAACGAACCCGACATGGAAGCCCCCTGGGCCTACCACTACGCCGGCCGGCCCGACCGGACCGCCCAGGTGGTGAAGTCGGCGTTGACCTGGCAGTTCGGCACCGGGCCGGGGGGTCTGCCGGGCAACGACGACTCCGGCGGGCTCAGCTCCTGGTACGTGTGGGCCTCACTCGGGCTGTTCCCGGTCGCCGGGCAGAGCCTGTTTCTGATCAACACCCCCGCGTTCGAGCGGGCCGCCATCCGGGTCGGCGATGAGGAGTTCGTCATCGAGACGACCGGCCACCGCGAGACGCCGATCGGCGTCGACGGGGTCGACGCCGAACCGGCACCGCAGTACGTCCAGTCGGCCACCTTCAACGGCGAACCGCTGCACACCACCCATTTGAACGCCGCCGACGTGCACCGCGGCGGCCGGTTGCACCTGCGGTTGGGGCCGCGGCCGTCGGGTTGGGGATGCGAGAGCCGTCCACCGTCCCTGCCCGCGCCGCGCGCCAGCCCGAAGGAAAACCCATGA